From Garciella nitratireducens DSM 15102, a single genomic window includes:
- a CDS encoding type I restriction-modification system subunit M — translation MTITSIIKSIQDIMRQDAGVDGDAQRISQLVWMLFLKVYDAKEAEWELFEEDYKSIIPEDLRWRNWAEDEEGMTGDELLEFVNERLFKELKDLTVDETTDKRGLIVKSVFEDSYNYMKSGTLLRQLINKLNEIDFDEYEDRHAFNDIYETILKDLQSAGNAGEYYTPRVLTDFIIEMLNPQIGEQVADFACGTGGFLVSSLKHLEKQIKTVEDRKTVQSSLFGIEKKPLPHLLCMTNLLLHDVDSPNILRDNSLSTNVRDYTEKDKYDVIAMNPPFGGVEEVGIQINFPAEFRTSETADLFMTLIMYRLKENGRAGVVLPDGFLFGDDNAKVAIKEKLLSEFNLHTIVRVPNGVFAPYTSIATNVLFFDKTKPTEKIDYYQVPLPEGIKNGFTKTRPFKTEYLQGVKDWWNNRDKEDKNAYSVTIEEIKKANYNLDVKNPNNGKEEKEYSLNELLNIMDTKSKNINKLIGQLSKALEGVEE, via the coding sequence ATGACAATTACATCAATAATTAAATCGATACAAGATATTATGAGACAAGATGCAGGAGTAGATGGAGATGCACAGAGAATATCTCAGCTTGTATGGATGCTATTTTTAAAAGTTTATGATGCTAAAGAAGCTGAATGGGAGCTATTTGAAGAAGACTATAAGTCTATTATTCCAGAAGATTTAAGATGGAGAAACTGGGCAGAAGATGAAGAAGGAATGACAGGAGATGAGCTATTAGAGTTTGTGAACGAAAGGTTATTTAAAGAATTAAAAGATTTAACAGTAGATGAAACTACAGATAAAAGAGGGTTAATCGTTAAATCTGTATTTGAAGATAGTTATAACTATATGAAATCAGGAACTCTGCTTCGCCAACTTATCAATAAATTAAATGAGATAGATTTTGATGAGTATGAAGATAGACATGCCTTTAATGATATATATGAAACTATATTAAAAGATTTACAAAGTGCAGGTAACGCAGGAGAATATTATACTCCAAGGGTTTTAACTGACTTTATAATAGAAATGTTAAATCCACAAATAGGAGAACAGGTAGCAGATTTTGCCTGTGGTACAGGAGGATTTTTAGTATCTTCATTAAAACATTTAGAAAAACAAATAAAAACTGTAGAAGATAGAAAAACAGTCCAATCTTCGTTGTTTGGAATAGAGAAAAAGCCTCTTCCACACTTATTATGTATGACAAATTTATTATTGCATGATGTAGATAGTCCAAATATTTTAAGGGATAATTCTCTTTCAACCAATGTAAGAGATTATACAGAGAAGGATAAATACGATGTAATAGCTATGAATCCACCTTTTGGAGGAGTAGAAGAAGTAGGTATCCAGATTAATTTTCCAGCAGAATTTAGAACATCAGAAACAGCAGACCTTTTCATGACACTTATTATGTATAGGTTAAAAGAGAACGGAAGGGCAGGTGTTGTGCTTCCAGATGGATTTCTATTTGGAGATGACAATGCAAAAGTAGCGATAAAGGAAAAACTACTTAGTGAATTCAACCTTCATACTATTGTAAGAGTCCCAAATGGAGTATTTGCACCATATACATCTATTGCTACCAATGTATTATTTTTTGACAAAACAAAGCCTACGGAGAAAATAGACTACTACCAAGTACCACTACCAGAAGGCATTAAAAATGGATTTACTAAAACAAGACCATTTAAAACAGAGTATCTACAAGGAGTAAAAGATTGGTGGAACAATAGAGATAAGGAAGATAAAAATGCTTATTCAGTAACTATAGAAGAAATAAAGAAAGCTAATTATAATTTAGATGTTAAGAATCCTAACAATGGAAAAGAAGAAAAAGAATATAGTTTAAATGAGCTATTAAATATAATGGACACCAAATCAAAGAATATTAATAAGTTAATAGGACAACTTTCAAAAGCATTGGAAGGAGTTGAAGAATAA